Sequence from the Magallana gigas chromosome 4, xbMagGiga1.1, whole genome shotgun sequence genome:
AGGAAGCTGTTTCCACATTGACCAATCAGGTCAGATCTTTGTGTGGATGTGCGTCCACCCTGGCGCCGCGTTGCCCGGATGGCTGGACTATGTTTGATAAATCCTGTTACTATTTTGGCGTTGTTCCGAAGACCTGGCAAGACGCTGAGGTTGCCTGCGAGAGAATGAGCGGACATCTTGCAGCGGTTCACTCCGCCGAAGAGGAGAAATTCATCCTGGATTACGTCAAACGTGAGAGGAATGATCTCGTAGATTTGTCGCATGGTTACACTTGGATTGGTGGCCACGATTTCTTGGTAGAAAGCAAGTGGATGTGGATCACCGACGAATATTTCAATTATACAAACTGGAGAGCGGGAAACCCGAACAATGGCAATGGCGGAAACGAGGACTGCCTTGACATCAGTGGTGACGGTTGGAACGATAACGTCTGCTCCAGTAGACTGAACTACGTCTGCGAACGGAAAACGTTCTATTGACGTAGTACATATAAACCTTTTAATGATCCAATTAGCACTGGAATGTATTGGCTATTGAAGGAGAttgtatttttgatacataaaataTGAAAGTTGTTCAACGTTTTCATGGACTTTTGATGAAAATGAGTTTCAGTGTAGGGGTTATTAAAGAGACGTTTGTTTGCTATTTTAGGCATGAACGTCATtagaatatttttacatttgttaaaatatgtacaaaacgataaatgtgtttttaaaaatgacttataattacttttaccttttttttcatCGGATTGAAAACTTTACGAAAACTGTCACTTCATTTTCAGATTGAATTAACATATCTTACATCATACATGACATATTTTTAGAATGGATAcggtaaaataaatgtatttgttatattcagtagtatattctcactatataactctatatagacgaatagtcaataattgtaatatcagctcgtccgaaaaatattgaccggtcaatattttttagatactgaccggctaggaataatatctagagaacattccctctatttcaaataatcgcctttGGCAAGGATCCGGAGATTTCTTTCATGATTacgagaaagggggggggggtctcctCGAATTTACTTTTACATAACTTCTAATTTAAGAAAGTGATATGTGTTTTTCAAGAATGGGTGGGGGGTTTATTTCTGATTATACTGATCTTAGCAAATCTCTGGTGgaaggagggggaggggggttggtTGGTTGAGATGATTGGCGATTTAAAGGgtaggcaaatcgccaatgttactataaatagcgcattttcaaaagtaaacaaaaaaccaaacagcgtcagaataaaagcttccgctattcCAAACAGTTTCATAGAGagttattttttgtcaataattaTTTGGGGGTTTTTTGGCGAAAAAAAATAGCGAGGagtgtttgttttgttgttgtttactTATTCCTCATTAATTACGTGTTTTAAAGGCAAGACTATGATTTttgacacatacaatgcgcataaGTTTTCACCAtgaacaattttacaaagcatTAGTAAGTTTCGGCTGCACATCAaagaaatgagagagagagagagagagagagagagagagagagagagagagagagagagagagagagagagagagagaagggtcAGTGTGAATGCATCGAAATAGTCTGGCTCTCTGAACTTCAGCACTTTGATTATTTCTCGGGTATATCAACTTGAGATCGATCTTTCTTTTCTTGGTTCCGGATTTCGCCTTAATTTCTTATCACCATGACATATAATTTTGGTATACTAGATCTTTTCACACTGAGAGGACTTGGTGATGCACAGAGCAGTGGTTTACCTATGTACAAACAATCAAGTCTATGTATACAAACAATCAAGTCCATGTACAAACAATCGAGTCTATGTACAAACACTCGAGTCTATGTACAAACAATCGAGTACAAACACTCGAGTCTATGTACAAACAATCGAGTCTATGTACAAACAATCGAGTACAAACAATCGAGTCTATGTACAAACAATCGAGTCTATGTACAAACAATCGAGTCTATGTACAAACAATCGAGTACAAACAATCGAGTCTATGTACAAACAATCGAGTTTATGTACATTTAATCGAGTCTATGTACAAACAATCGAGTACAAACAATCGAGTCTATGTACAAACAATCGAGTCTATGTACAAACAATCGAGTCTATGTACAAACAATCCAGTTCTGACATATTTTCTTTCTCATTTGACAAAAATGAACTGCATGTTGTAAAATGACGATATTAAACAATAGTTACAtttgaataaatgttatttttgtttggcataaaaaatatgtttttctttaattccGCCTCACTCActggcatgtacatgtaggcgcATAGGAATTGAAATGTGTACTCTTTGTAAAGGTTTCTGATCGCAGTCATTACATAACTTCTAAGTCCAATTTTTTCTTACTATGTCAGTTGAAAAACAAAAGTATTATATTCGTAGACGGTAACCAATATCACGTGACACTCCAATTGTTACAGCGAATTACATAATACAGAAAGGTTTCCAAAAGCTTTCTGGGTTGCTCAATAGATAGAGTAAACAAATTCATATACCAAATATCATAGTTTGTTaggggggctgccccccccccccccccccacacacactttttctcgcagcagctaattttataaaatttacatattaaaaattgaaatatcctGGAGTTGCCCCCCACCACTTTTTTGGGAGAATGTATAAAATTGGAATGAAaatgatcccccccccccctttttttctttcttgtcaagattttttggatgagtctgcccccccccccttccactttcaaaaccgatgctacgtgcttggaaTCGTCTTTATTTTAAACAGCTGCCCCgtatcattttaatttgtatgtatCATTTCTTGAATTCCACAAGATACACAGgggcggatccagaaatttacGAGGGGGTGCCATTTTTTAAACTGACAGTCAGGTAATTTGAGGGCACGCAAAAATTGAGGGAAGGGAGTGCCAGACACCGAAAACAAATGGTtttagtatttttattaaattaagtttagataagaaaaaaaagagttagataaattttgtttttgaaaaatggaAAGGGTCAATAAGACCCCCTGTTGATACGTGTTTGTAGAGGTCCCcgatataaatgaataaatcaattatCTGGGGGTCCAGGGGCCGGACGAAGCCCCTGAAAGctcttaaatttattatttaataagaaattttaaaagctaaatgAAGCGtacaaataattttgatattttttgttgtgtttacataagaattaaaagatttaatttttttaaaaatagataattagaaaaaaaccccataaattttgcaaagaaaaaaaaacctttggtTTTCacaagttttgaattttttttacagtgttaATTTTTAATCTGCAAAACAAGAGTTTAAGATATGTTGGGGacatatgatttaatttaaacatattttattgtttgatgGAGAACAAAAGGATGAGTCCCAAATTCTGTAAACATTATAGTAGTTGAATATACAaacaaatactttaaaacaaagTTATAGATATAGATAATGATACTTAATTAATTTGTCCCTCTGTCCCCCTATTGTTgcaatatgtgtatatatacatttgaaTTACATACATTTCACATTAACTTAATTGAAAGTATGTATACAATATCAAGATAACAAAGTTTACAAatcaataaatagataaataaaacatcaacattttaACGCAGAGAGGGGTGGTGGTGGCGGCGGTGGTTTGATCCGCATTTGATTCATGCACAACTGAATgccatgtacatttacatgtattaatttgaaAGTCATTCTTCTCTGATTGACTTGGAGTATAAGTTGTCGAAAGGTTTTTTtagattatatttatttcaataagatGCATTTATCAGACATTTTCAGGTACCATGACCAACTCGGTTAAATAACGTTATATATATAAGTACTACATGTGGGACATCCAAAGCGCGATAACtggaattgtttaaaaataaatcgatCTAGCTGTACATATCTTCTTCGCTGTCCAAATTTcagtaagatacatgtaatttgagaAAGTTGTGTAAGTTTACTTAATTTTCGAATGTTCCTTTTTTTATACTTTCAATTTCCCTTTAGAGAT
This genomic interval carries:
- the LOC117682901 gene encoding C-type lectin domain family 10 member A-like, giving the protein MLKGLLLISVLLVARIDVSSEFLVNPGDASEILAEIGQIKEAVSTLTNQVRSLCGCASTLAPRCPDGWTMFDKSCYYFGVVPKTWQDAEVACERMSGHLAAVHSAEEEKFILDYVKRERNDLVDLSHGYTWIGGHDFLVESKWMWITDEYFNYTNWRAGNPNNGNGGNEDCLDISGDGWNDNVCSSRLNYVCERKTFY